The following proteins are encoded in a genomic region of Channa argus isolate prfri chromosome 3, Channa argus male v1.0, whole genome shotgun sequence:
- the LOC137123698 gene encoding complement C3-like isoform X6 — protein sequence MGSGKRTCWTQLWLLSSLAFIFLTSSADSSPLKVMSAPSVLRLGRPENIFVECQDCPGDNEFMVEIIIWSYPTKSKRVASTSVSLNMTNKFQTFGQIKATDDKQKDFYNRILSLCSYQIPDEGFSKDPTVEQCVYLQARFPDVELEKVVLVSFQFGYIFIQTDKTLYIPNSKVHYRIFALTPDLEAVDRDGETQSDASVAIDIVTPEGVILPLDPVSVKSGIYSGDYQLGEIVSSGLWKLKAKFSDKPQVSFSAEFEVKEYVLPSFEVKLKPVSSFFYVDSPDLTINIQATLFLKSRIQLPVLLGIYLESRWMGQLLGYLGLYTRVRRRAFPALFREWWSVNIEEGEGAVTLKKEHITQIFPNILGLVGSSIFVAVSVLTDSGSEMAEAELRNIQIVTSPYTMHFKKTPKYFKPGMSFDLVIEVMNPDGTPVQGVKVVVDVDEVGGITAANGMARLSINTHKKSEPLTITAKTDDPGFSPERQASANMTALPFRSNNNNYIQIGVDISEVRLGDNLKINLNLNRQENTDTDITYLILSRGHLMKYGRFRIKGQVLISITNTVTKDMLPSFRIIAYYHSNDNEVVSDSVWVDVRDSCMGSLKLESTSTATSYEPRKLFGLKVTGDPEATVGLVAVDKGVYVLNNKHRLTQKKVWDTVENYDTGCTPGGGKDSMSVFYDAGLLFESSTGFGTPYRKGLNCHTASRKKRATSFMNITTSLVSQYDDELQRDCCFDGMRDTPVSYTCERRSEYILDGAACIQAFLHCCKVIESKRAEKRKENLHLARSEEDDNSFMDSNEIISRTKFPESWLWTDIKLPACSNPNCVTTSAVKNVPLQDSITTWQFTGISLSRTHGICVADPLEVIVRKDFFIDLRLPYSAVRGEQLEIKAVLHNYLSDPATVRVDLIEEEHICSAASKRGKYYQEVKVGNQATRSVPFVIIPIREGLFRIEVKATVKDSSFSDGITKMLLVVPEGLLIKSPQTITLDPANKGVDGKQVAVINSGIPKKYLHPNTPTSTQISLTGREYLHELKNEISGKPMGDLIYQPTGCGEENMIHMTLPVIATTYLDKTNQWEPAHIQRRSDALRYMSIGYQNQLHYRKKDGSFALSSDHQSSTWLTAYVVKVFTMAYNLVAVQSEVICEAVKFLILNAQQPNGEFRELGRVSHTAMIGDVHGTDSDASMAAFCLIAMQESRTICATTVDSLQESINRTASYLEKRLPSLINPYAIAMASYALAGENKLNEEIVYKFASPDLSHWPVPKGRVGTLEATAYTLLALVKAKAFQEARPIIRWFNKQQRVGGGYGSTQANMMVYQAVAEYWASAKEQEYDLNVDLLLPGRSKPSKYNFNNKTPYATRTSKINDINQDVKVTATGTGEATLTMVSLYYALPLEKETDCQKFNMSVELIQEKMDVDEKIYKLKIEVLYKDEEYDATMSILDIGMLTGFTINTKDLDLLSKGRARTIAKYRKISTTESERGSLMIYLDKVSHTRPEEITFRIHQKLKVGVLQPAAVSVYEYDNQYRTQSQCVKFYHPERRAGELLRLCRNDVCICAEVYKVHLEEFTDGLSTDIYTVRVLEVIKEGSYDVGPLGKLRTFLSYPHCRVALGLGTGKSYLIMGRSKDIYTDDQSQMHRYVLGERTWIEYWPTETECNTGTHNSTCSGIEEMIQTYTLHGCQQ from the exons ATGGGCTCAGGAAAGAGGACGTGTTGGACTCAGCTCTGGCTGTTGTCTTCACTGGCTTTTATCTTCTTGACTTCTTCTGCTGATAGTTCTCCACT GAAGGTGATGTCTGCCCCAAGTGTGCTGCGGCTAGGAAGACCAGAAAACATCTTTGTGGAGTGTCAAGACTGCCCTGGAGACAATGAGTTCATGGTTGAAATCATTATATGGAGTTATCCAACCAAATCTAAAAGAGTGGCATCCACGTCTGTGAGCCTTAACATGACAAATAAATTCCAAACTTTTGGACAAATTAag GCTACAgatgacaaacaaaaagatttcTATAACAGGATCCTCTCACTCTGCTCGTATCAGATTCCTGATGAAGGCTTCAGTAAGGATCCCAcggtggagcagtgtgtctatCTGCAAGCTCGCTTCCCTGATGTAGAACTAGAGAAAGTTGTTTTAGTGTCTTTCCAGTTTGGCTACATCTTCATTCAGACTGACAAAACCCTTTACATCCCCAACAGTAAAG TTCATTACAGGATATTTGCTCTGACTCCCGACCTGGAGGCTGTAGATAGGGATGGCGAAACCCAAAGTGATGCATCTGTTGCCATTGACATTGTG ACTCCTGAAGGCGTCATATTACCACTCGATCCAGTGTCTGTAAAATCAGGGATCTACTCTGGAGATTACCAACTTGGTGAAATTGTCAG ttccGGGCTGTGGAAGCTCAAGGCAAAGTTCTCTGATAAACCACAAGTCAGTTTCTCTGCAGAGTTCGAAGTCAAAGAATATG tgcTGCCAAGTTTTGAAGTCAAACTGAAACCCGTGAGTTCCTTTTTCTACGTGGACAGTCCGGATCTCACAATCAACATCCAAGCTAC CTTATTTTTGAAATCCAGAATCCAATTACCTGTGCTTTTAGGTATCTATTTGGAAAGCAGGTGGATGGGTCAGCTTTTGGGGTATTTGGGGTTATACACGAGGGTCAGAAGAAGAGCCTTCCCAGCTCTCTTCAGAGAGTGGTGGtcagtaaat ATTGAGGAAGGTGAAGGAGCTGTCACACTAAAGAAAGAGCACATCACTCAGATTTTCCCCAACATCCTGGGCTTGGTGGGGAGTTCTATATTTGTAGCTGTCAGTGTGCTGACGGACAGTG GGAGTGAAATGGCAGAGGCGGAGTTGAGAAATATTCAGATTGTAACATCACCTTACACCATGCACTTCAAGAAAACACCCAAATATTTTAAACCAGGAATGTCCTTTGATCTTGTG ATTGAAGTAATGAATCCTGATGGCACTCCAGTACAAGGAGTCAAAGTAGTAGTGGATGTAGACGAAGTGGGGGGCATTACTGCAGCCAATGGCATGGCAAGACTTTCtattaatacacacaaaaaatctGAACCACTGACAATCACT gCAAAGACAGATGATCCTGGTTTTTCACCTGAAAGACAAGCATCGGCCAACATGACAGCTCTTCCATTTAGaagtaacaacaacaattacATCCAAATAG GGGTGGATATATCTGAAGTAAGATTAGGAGATAACCTAAAAATCAATCTGAACTTGAACAGGCAAGAGAATACAGATACTGACATCACATACCTG ATCCTGAGCAGAGGTCATCTGATGAAATATGGCCGTTTCAGGATAAAGGGTCAAGTACTCATATCCATCACGAATACTGTCACTAAAGACATGCTGCCATCTTTCCGCATCATAGCCTACTACCATTCAAATGATAATGAAGTTGTATCAGACTCAGTTTGGGTGGATGTTCGGGACTCCTGCATGGGCTCG TTGAAACTGGAATCAACCAGCACTGCTACGTCTTATGAGCCTCGCAAGTTGTTCGGTCTAAAGGTGACTGGAGATCCAGAAGCGACAGTGGGACTTGTGGCAGTAGACAAAGGTGTCTATGTTCTGAACAACAAGCACCGCCTCACCCAGAAAAAG GTGTGGGACACTGTAGAGAATTATGACACAGGCTGCACACCAGGTGGAGGGAAGGACAGTATGAGTGTATTCTATGATGCTGGACTGTTGTTTGAGTCCAGCACTGGTTTTGGGACTCCCTACAGGAAAG GCTTAAATTGTCACACTGCCAGCAGGAAGAAACGAGCCACTAGCTTTATGAACATCACAACAAGCTTAG TGAGCCAATATGACGATGAACTGCAGCGTGACTGTTGTTTCGATGGCATGAGAGACACTCCTGTTTCATACACCTGTGAGAGACGCAGCGAATACATCTTGGATGGAGCGGCTTGTATCCAGGCTTTTCTGCACTGTTGTAAGGTGATAGAAAgcaaaagagcagagaagaggaaggaaaaccTCCATTTGGCTCGCA GTGAGGAAGATGACAACAGTTTCATGGACAGCAACGAAATTATTTCTCGTACTAAGTTTCCTGAAAGTTGGCTGTGGACTGACATCAAACTGCCTGCTTGCTCTAATCCAAACTG tgtcaCCACATCAGCTGTGAAAAATGTTCCTTTGCAAGATTCAATCACCACCTGGCAGTTCACTGGTATCAGTCTGTCAAGAACTCATG gtatCTGTGTGGCTGATCCATTAGAGGTCATTGTCCGGAAGGACTTCTTCATTGATCTTAGACTGCCTTACTCTGCCGTTCGTGGAGAACAGCTGGAAATTAAGGCTGTCCTCCACAACTACTTGTCTGATCCTGCCACT GTGCGTGTGGATCTGATTGAGGAAGAGCATATATGCAGTGCAGCTTCAAAGCGTGGAAAATATTATCAGGAGGTCAAAGTTGGGAACCAAGCTACCCGATCTGTGCCCTTCGTCATTATTCCCATTAGGGAAGGACTATTCCGCATCGAGGTGAAAGCAACTGTTAAAGACTCATCATTCAGCGATGGAATCACGAAGATGCTACTGGTAGTG CCTGAAGGTTTACTGATAAAATCACCTCAGACCATAACACTGGACCCTGCAAATAAAGGTGTAG aTGGTAAACAAGTGGCAGTCATCAACAGTGGAATTCCTAAGAAATATTTGCATCCAAACACACCTACTAGCACACAAATCTCTTTGACAG GAAGAGAATATTTACATGAGTTGAAGAATGAGATCAGTGGGAAACCGATGGGTGATCTAATCTACCAGCCCACAGGCTGTGGAGAGGAGAACATGATCCACATGACCCTGCCTGTCATTGCAACCACATATTTGGACAAAACCAACCAGTGGGAACCAGCGCACATTCAAAGACGTTCTGATGCCCTGCGATACATGAGCATTG gCTACCAGAATCAGCTTCATTACCGTAAAAAGGATGGATCTTTTGCTCTGAGTTCTGATCACCAAAGCAGCACCTG GCTAACTGCTTATGTTGTTAAGGTGTTTACCATGGCCTACAACCTGGTGGCAGTGCAAAGTGAAGTGATCTGTGAGGCTGTCAAGTTTCTTATTCTCAACGCACAGCAGCCTAACGGCGAGTTTAGAGAACTTGGAAGGGTGTCCCACACAGCGATGATT GGTGACGTGCATGGCACAGATTCAGATGCCTCCATGGCAGCTTTCTGCCTAATTGCAATGCAAGAATCCCGCACAATATGTGCTACTACTGTTGAT AGCCTGCAAGAGAGTATAAACAGAACAGCTTCCTACTTGGAGAAGCGTTTGCCAAGCCTAATCAACCCTTATGCTATTGCAATGGCATCATATGCACTGGCCggtgaaaacaaactaaatgagGAGATTGTCTACAAGTTTGCTTCCCCAG aTTTGTCGCACTGGCCTGTACCAAAAGGACGTGTTGGCACACTGGAAGCCACAGCATACACTCTTCTGGCTCTGGTCAAAGCCAAG GCCTTTCAAGAAGCCAGACCAATTATAAGATGGttcaacaaacagcagagggTGGGTGGAGGTTATGGATCAACTCAG GCTAACATGATGGTGTACCAGGCAGTAGCAGAGTACTGGGCCAGTGCTAAAGAGCAAGAGTATGATCTGAATGTGGACCTTTTGTTGCCAGGCAGGTCAAAGCCTAGCAAGTACAACTTCAACAACAAAACTCCCTACGCCACGAGAACATCTAAA ATCAATGATATAAACCAGGATGTGAAAGTGACTGCCACTggcacaggagaagcaacattgACA atgGTGTCATTGTATTACGCTCTGCCCTTAGAAAAGGAGACTGACTGTCAGAAGTTTAACATGTCAGTGGAGCTCATCCAGG AGAAAATGGATGTTGATGAGAAGATATACAAGCTCAAAATAGAGGTTTT GTATAAGGACGAGGAGTATGATGCAACCATGTCAATCTTGGACATCGGCATGCTAACTGGCTTCACCATTAACACAAAAGATCTGGACTTA ttgtCTAAAGGACGTGCCCGCACCATtgcaaaatatagaaaaattagTACCACCGAGTCAGAAAGAGGCTCGCTCATGATCTACCTGGACAAG GTTTCTCACACTCGGCCAGAGGAGATCACTTTTAGGATTCATCAAAAGCTCAAAGTGGGCGTCTTACAACCAGCTGCTGTGTCCGTCTATGAGTATGACAATCAATACAGGACTC AGTCACAGTGTGTGAAATTCTACCATCCAGAGAGGCGAGCTGGAGAACTGCTGAGGCTCTGTAGAAATGATGTATGCATATGTGCTGAAG TGTACAAAGTTCATCTGGAAGAGTTCACAGACGGTTTGTCCACTGACATTTACACAGTACGGGTACTGGAAGTCATCAAAGAAG GATCTTATGATGTGGGCCCTCTTGGTAAACTTCGCACATTCCTCAGTTACCCACACTGCAGAGTAGCTTTGGGTCTTGGGACAGGTAAATCCTACCTGATCATGGGCAGATCCAAAGATATTTACACAGATGATCAGAGTCAAAT GCATCGTTATGTCCTCGGTGAGAGAACCTGGATCGAGTACTGGCCCACAGAAACAGAATGCAACACTGGGACACACAACTCCACCTGTTCAGGCATAGAGGAGATGATCCAGACATACACTCTCCATGGATGTCAGCAGTAA
- the LOC137123698 gene encoding complement C3-like isoform X9 → MGSGKRTCWTQLWLLSSLAFIFLTSSADSSPLKVMSAPSVLRLGRPENIFVECQDCPGDNEFMVEIIIWSYPTKSKRVASTSVSLNMTNKFQTFGQIKATDDKQKDFYNRILSLCSYQIPDEGFSKDPTVEQCVYLQARFPDVELEKVVLVSFQFGYIFIQTDKTLYIPNSKVHYRIFALTPDLEAVDRDGETQSDASVAIDIVTPEGVILPLDPVSVKSGIYSGDYQLGEIVSSGLWKLKAKFSDKPQVSFSAEFEVKEYVLPSFEVKLKPVSSFFYVDSPDLTINIQATLFLKSRIQLPVLLGIYLESRWMGQLLGYLGLYTRVRRRAFPALFREWWSVNIEEGEGAVTLKKEHITQIFPNILGLVGSSIFVAVSVLTDSGSEMAEAELRNIQIVTSPYTMHFKKTPKYFKPGMSFDLVIEVMNPDGTPVQGVKVVVDVDEVGGITAANGMARLSINTHKKSEPLTITAKTDDPGFSPERQASANMTALPFRSNNNNYIQIGVDISEVRLGDNLKINLNLNRQENTDTDITYLILSRGHLMKYGRFRIKGQVLISITNTVTKDMLPSFRIIAYYHSNDNEVVSDSVWVDVRDSCMGSLKLESTSTATSYEPRKLFGLKVTGDPEATVGLVAVDKGVYVLNNKHRLTQKKVWDTVENYDTGCTPGGGKDSMSVFYDAGLLFESSTGFGTPYRKGLNCHTASRKKRATSFMNITTSLVSQYDDELQRDCCFDGMRDTPVSYTCERRSEYILDGAACIQAFLHCCKVIESKRAEKRKENLHLARSEEDDNSFMDSNEIISRTKFPESWLWTDIKLPACSNPNCVTTSAVKNVPLQDSITTWQFTGISLSRTHGICVADPLEVIVRKDFFIDLRLPYSAVRGEQLEIKAVLHNYLSDPATVRVDLIEEEHICSAASKRGKYYQEVKVGNQATRSVPFVIIPIREGLFRIEVKATVKDSSFSDGITKMLLVVPEGLLIKSPQTITLDPANKGVDGKQVAVINSGIPKKYLHPNTPTSTQISLTGREYLHELKNEISGKPMGDLIYQPTGCGEENMIHMTLPVIATTYLDKTNQWEPAHIQRRSDALRYMSIGYQNQLHYRKKDGSFALSSDHQSSTWLTAYVVKVFTMAYNLVAVQSEVICEAVKFLILNAQQPNGEFRELGRVSHTAMIGDVHGTDSDASMAAFCLIAMQESRTICATTVDSLQESINRTASYLEKRLPSLINPYAIAMASYALAGENKLNEEIVYKFASPDLSHWPVPKGRVGTLEATAYTLLALVKAKAFQEARPIIRWFNKQQRVGGGYGSTQANMMVYQAVAEYWASAKEQEYDLNVDLLLPGRSKPSKYNFNNKTPYATRTSKINDINQDVKVTATGTGEATLTMVSLYYALPLEKETDCQKFNMSVELIQEKMDVDEKIYKLKIEVLYKDEEYDATMSILDIGMLTGFTINTKDLDLLSKGRARTIAKYRKISTTESERGSLMIYLDKVSHTRPEEITFRIHQKLKVGVLQPAAVSVYEYDNQYRTQSQCVKFYHPERRAGELLRLCRNDVCICAEGIVMSSVREPGSSTGPQKQNATLGHTTPPVQA, encoded by the exons ATGGGCTCAGGAAAGAGGACGTGTTGGACTCAGCTCTGGCTGTTGTCTTCACTGGCTTTTATCTTCTTGACTTCTTCTGCTGATAGTTCTCCACT GAAGGTGATGTCTGCCCCAAGTGTGCTGCGGCTAGGAAGACCAGAAAACATCTTTGTGGAGTGTCAAGACTGCCCTGGAGACAATGAGTTCATGGTTGAAATCATTATATGGAGTTATCCAACCAAATCTAAAAGAGTGGCATCCACGTCTGTGAGCCTTAACATGACAAATAAATTCCAAACTTTTGGACAAATTAag GCTACAgatgacaaacaaaaagatttcTATAACAGGATCCTCTCACTCTGCTCGTATCAGATTCCTGATGAAGGCTTCAGTAAGGATCCCAcggtggagcagtgtgtctatCTGCAAGCTCGCTTCCCTGATGTAGAACTAGAGAAAGTTGTTTTAGTGTCTTTCCAGTTTGGCTACATCTTCATTCAGACTGACAAAACCCTTTACATCCCCAACAGTAAAG TTCATTACAGGATATTTGCTCTGACTCCCGACCTGGAGGCTGTAGATAGGGATGGCGAAACCCAAAGTGATGCATCTGTTGCCATTGACATTGTG ACTCCTGAAGGCGTCATATTACCACTCGATCCAGTGTCTGTAAAATCAGGGATCTACTCTGGAGATTACCAACTTGGTGAAATTGTCAG ttccGGGCTGTGGAAGCTCAAGGCAAAGTTCTCTGATAAACCACAAGTCAGTTTCTCTGCAGAGTTCGAAGTCAAAGAATATG tgcTGCCAAGTTTTGAAGTCAAACTGAAACCCGTGAGTTCCTTTTTCTACGTGGACAGTCCGGATCTCACAATCAACATCCAAGCTAC CTTATTTTTGAAATCCAGAATCCAATTACCTGTGCTTTTAGGTATCTATTTGGAAAGCAGGTGGATGGGTCAGCTTTTGGGGTATTTGGGGTTATACACGAGGGTCAGAAGAAGAGCCTTCCCAGCTCTCTTCAGAGAGTGGTGGtcagtaaat ATTGAGGAAGGTGAAGGAGCTGTCACACTAAAGAAAGAGCACATCACTCAGATTTTCCCCAACATCCTGGGCTTGGTGGGGAGTTCTATATTTGTAGCTGTCAGTGTGCTGACGGACAGTG GGAGTGAAATGGCAGAGGCGGAGTTGAGAAATATTCAGATTGTAACATCACCTTACACCATGCACTTCAAGAAAACACCCAAATATTTTAAACCAGGAATGTCCTTTGATCTTGTG ATTGAAGTAATGAATCCTGATGGCACTCCAGTACAAGGAGTCAAAGTAGTAGTGGATGTAGACGAAGTGGGGGGCATTACTGCAGCCAATGGCATGGCAAGACTTTCtattaatacacacaaaaaatctGAACCACTGACAATCACT gCAAAGACAGATGATCCTGGTTTTTCACCTGAAAGACAAGCATCGGCCAACATGACAGCTCTTCCATTTAGaagtaacaacaacaattacATCCAAATAG GGGTGGATATATCTGAAGTAAGATTAGGAGATAACCTAAAAATCAATCTGAACTTGAACAGGCAAGAGAATACAGATACTGACATCACATACCTG ATCCTGAGCAGAGGTCATCTGATGAAATATGGCCGTTTCAGGATAAAGGGTCAAGTACTCATATCCATCACGAATACTGTCACTAAAGACATGCTGCCATCTTTCCGCATCATAGCCTACTACCATTCAAATGATAATGAAGTTGTATCAGACTCAGTTTGGGTGGATGTTCGGGACTCCTGCATGGGCTCG TTGAAACTGGAATCAACCAGCACTGCTACGTCTTATGAGCCTCGCAAGTTGTTCGGTCTAAAGGTGACTGGAGATCCAGAAGCGACAGTGGGACTTGTGGCAGTAGACAAAGGTGTCTATGTTCTGAACAACAAGCACCGCCTCACCCAGAAAAAG GTGTGGGACACTGTAGAGAATTATGACACAGGCTGCACACCAGGTGGAGGGAAGGACAGTATGAGTGTATTCTATGATGCTGGACTGTTGTTTGAGTCCAGCACTGGTTTTGGGACTCCCTACAGGAAAG GCTTAAATTGTCACACTGCCAGCAGGAAGAAACGAGCCACTAGCTTTATGAACATCACAACAAGCTTAG TGAGCCAATATGACGATGAACTGCAGCGTGACTGTTGTTTCGATGGCATGAGAGACACTCCTGTTTCATACACCTGTGAGAGACGCAGCGAATACATCTTGGATGGAGCGGCTTGTATCCAGGCTTTTCTGCACTGTTGTAAGGTGATAGAAAgcaaaagagcagagaagaggaaggaaaaccTCCATTTGGCTCGCA GTGAGGAAGATGACAACAGTTTCATGGACAGCAACGAAATTATTTCTCGTACTAAGTTTCCTGAAAGTTGGCTGTGGACTGACATCAAACTGCCTGCTTGCTCTAATCCAAACTG tgtcaCCACATCAGCTGTGAAAAATGTTCCTTTGCAAGATTCAATCACCACCTGGCAGTTCACTGGTATCAGTCTGTCAAGAACTCATG gtatCTGTGTGGCTGATCCATTAGAGGTCATTGTCCGGAAGGACTTCTTCATTGATCTTAGACTGCCTTACTCTGCCGTTCGTGGAGAACAGCTGGAAATTAAGGCTGTCCTCCACAACTACTTGTCTGATCCTGCCACT GTGCGTGTGGATCTGATTGAGGAAGAGCATATATGCAGTGCAGCTTCAAAGCGTGGAAAATATTATCAGGAGGTCAAAGTTGGGAACCAAGCTACCCGATCTGTGCCCTTCGTCATTATTCCCATTAGGGAAGGACTATTCCGCATCGAGGTGAAAGCAACTGTTAAAGACTCATCATTCAGCGATGGAATCACGAAGATGCTACTGGTAGTG CCTGAAGGTTTACTGATAAAATCACCTCAGACCATAACACTGGACCCTGCAAATAAAGGTGTAG aTGGTAAACAAGTGGCAGTCATCAACAGTGGAATTCCTAAGAAATATTTGCATCCAAACACACCTACTAGCACACAAATCTCTTTGACAG GAAGAGAATATTTACATGAGTTGAAGAATGAGATCAGTGGGAAACCGATGGGTGATCTAATCTACCAGCCCACAGGCTGTGGAGAGGAGAACATGATCCACATGACCCTGCCTGTCATTGCAACCACATATTTGGACAAAACCAACCAGTGGGAACCAGCGCACATTCAAAGACGTTCTGATGCCCTGCGATACATGAGCATTG gCTACCAGAATCAGCTTCATTACCGTAAAAAGGATGGATCTTTTGCTCTGAGTTCTGATCACCAAAGCAGCACCTG GCTAACTGCTTATGTTGTTAAGGTGTTTACCATGGCCTACAACCTGGTGGCAGTGCAAAGTGAAGTGATCTGTGAGGCTGTCAAGTTTCTTATTCTCAACGCACAGCAGCCTAACGGCGAGTTTAGAGAACTTGGAAGGGTGTCCCACACAGCGATGATT GGTGACGTGCATGGCACAGATTCAGATGCCTCCATGGCAGCTTTCTGCCTAATTGCAATGCAAGAATCCCGCACAATATGTGCTACTACTGTTGAT AGCCTGCAAGAGAGTATAAACAGAACAGCTTCCTACTTGGAGAAGCGTTTGCCAAGCCTAATCAACCCTTATGCTATTGCAATGGCATCATATGCACTGGCCggtgaaaacaaactaaatgagGAGATTGTCTACAAGTTTGCTTCCCCAG aTTTGTCGCACTGGCCTGTACCAAAAGGACGTGTTGGCACACTGGAAGCCACAGCATACACTCTTCTGGCTCTGGTCAAAGCCAAG GCCTTTCAAGAAGCCAGACCAATTATAAGATGGttcaacaaacagcagagggTGGGTGGAGGTTATGGATCAACTCAG GCTAACATGATGGTGTACCAGGCAGTAGCAGAGTACTGGGCCAGTGCTAAAGAGCAAGAGTATGATCTGAATGTGGACCTTTTGTTGCCAGGCAGGTCAAAGCCTAGCAAGTACAACTTCAACAACAAAACTCCCTACGCCACGAGAACATCTAAA ATCAATGATATAAACCAGGATGTGAAAGTGACTGCCACTggcacaggagaagcaacattgACA atgGTGTCATTGTATTACGCTCTGCCCTTAGAAAAGGAGACTGACTGTCAGAAGTTTAACATGTCAGTGGAGCTCATCCAGG AGAAAATGGATGTTGATGAGAAGATATACAAGCTCAAAATAGAGGTTTT GTATAAGGACGAGGAGTATGATGCAACCATGTCAATCTTGGACATCGGCATGCTAACTGGCTTCACCATTAACACAAAAGATCTGGACTTA ttgtCTAAAGGACGTGCCCGCACCATtgcaaaatatagaaaaattagTACCACCGAGTCAGAAAGAGGCTCGCTCATGATCTACCTGGACAAG GTTTCTCACACTCGGCCAGAGGAGATCACTTTTAGGATTCATCAAAAGCTCAAAGTGGGCGTCTTACAACCAGCTGCTGTGTCCGTCTATGAGTATGACAATCAATACAGGACTC AGTCACAGTGTGTGAAATTCTACCATCCAGAGAGGCGAGCTGGAGAACTGCTGAGGCTCTGTAGAAATGATGTATGCATATGTGCTGAAG GCATCGTTATGTCCTCGGTGAGAGAACCTGGATCGAGTACTGGCCCACAGAAACAGAATGCAACACTGGGACACACAACTCCACCTGTTCAGGCATAG